The following proteins are co-located in the Mycolicibacterium goodii genome:
- a CDS encoding maleylpyruvate isomerase family mycothiol-dependent enzyme: protein MDDNTLLTQLQTDVLAFQSFALAEDTELSSPVQTCPDWTVADLLGHLWSIQTWVREILRTREVAEVPQPQADPTRVVADFLDGIPDYLTAMRAINADEPCWGFGPKPRLAGFWTRRQAHEHAIHRVDLHSAVGGHASFAPDFCADGVDEILTVFYPRQVHRNRTDPVSAPVQFRTADTDHTWTVGGADQTEPVATVTAPAEDLYLGLWKRRDLLDTAKIDGDTAAAQQALTVAFTP from the coding sequence GTGGACGACAACACGCTCCTGACGCAACTGCAGACCGACGTGCTCGCCTTCCAGTCTTTCGCCCTCGCCGAGGACACCGAGCTGAGCAGTCCGGTCCAGACCTGCCCCGATTGGACGGTCGCCGACCTGCTGGGCCACCTGTGGTCCATCCAGACCTGGGTCCGTGAGATCCTGCGCACCCGCGAGGTCGCCGAAGTACCGCAGCCGCAGGCCGACCCGACCCGGGTGGTCGCCGATTTCCTCGACGGCATCCCCGACTACCTGACCGCGATGCGCGCGATCAATGCCGACGAACCGTGCTGGGGTTTCGGCCCGAAACCCCGACTCGCGGGGTTCTGGACCCGGCGCCAGGCCCATGAACACGCGATCCACCGGGTGGACCTGCACAGCGCGGTCGGAGGCCACGCGAGCTTCGCCCCCGACTTCTGCGCCGACGGCGTCGACGAGATCCTCACCGTGTTCTACCCGAGGCAGGTGCACCGCAACCGCACCGATCCGGTGAGCGCACCCGTGCAGTTCCGCACCGCCGACACCGACCACACCTGGACCGTCGGCGGTGCCGACCAAACCGAACCCGTGGCCACCGTGACCGCACCCGCCGAGGACCTGTACCTCGGGCTGTGGAAGCGGCGCGACCTGCTGGACACGGCGAAGATCGACGGCGACACCGCGGCCGCGCAGCAGGCGCTCACCGTCGCGTTCACACCGTGA
- a CDS encoding agmatine/peptidylarginine deiminase codes for MGSYVMPAEGAPQQRVWMAFPCEGYSLGDSEADRHEARSTWAAVAHAISRFEPVTMLVDPAEIDAARRYVSRDVELIEAPLNDAWMRDIGPTFVHADDGSVAAVDWTFNGWGAQDWARWDRDARIGATVAELAGVPVVASSLVNEGGGIHVDGNGTVLLTETVQLDPGRNPGLTRQRVEEELARTIGGTDFVWLPRGLTRDSQRFGTRGHVDIVAAIPAPGRLLLHTQRAESHPDTVVCKEIRAVIEETGRFDIVEMPAPDTLTDAEGPVDYSYINHLVVNGGVIACGFDDPRDADAAVILAEQYPGREVVTVDARPLFARGGGIHCITQQQPAPLSRGKAS; via the coding sequence GTGGGTTCATATGTCATGCCCGCCGAGGGTGCGCCACAGCAGCGGGTGTGGATGGCGTTCCCGTGCGAGGGCTACTCCCTCGGTGACTCCGAGGCCGACCGCCACGAGGCGCGCTCGACGTGGGCCGCTGTCGCGCACGCGATCTCGCGGTTCGAACCCGTGACCATGCTTGTCGACCCCGCCGAGATCGACGCGGCCAGACGTTACGTCTCACGGGACGTCGAGCTGATCGAGGCGCCGCTGAACGACGCCTGGATGCGTGACATCGGACCGACCTTCGTGCATGCCGACGACGGGTCGGTGGCCGCGGTCGACTGGACCTTCAACGGGTGGGGCGCACAGGACTGGGCGCGCTGGGACCGCGATGCCCGCATCGGCGCGACGGTCGCCGAACTCGCCGGGGTACCGGTCGTTGCGTCGTCACTTGTCAACGAGGGCGGTGGAATCCACGTCGACGGCAACGGCACCGTGCTGCTCACCGAGACCGTGCAACTCGATCCGGGCCGCAATCCCGGACTCACCAGGCAACGGGTGGAGGAGGAACTCGCCAGGACCATCGGTGGTACCGACTTCGTCTGGTTGCCCCGCGGGCTGACCCGCGACAGTCAGCGTTTCGGCACCCGCGGGCACGTCGACATCGTCGCGGCCATCCCGGCTCCCGGCCGGCTGCTGTTACACACCCAGCGCGCCGAATCACATCCGGACACCGTGGTATGCAAGGAGATTCGCGCCGTGATCGAGGAGACCGGGCGCTTCGACATCGTGGAGATGCCTGCTCCGGACACGCTCACCGACGCCGAGGGGCCGGTGGACTACAGCTACATCAACCATCTCGTGGTCAACGGCGGTGTGATCGCGTGCGGATTCGACGACCCGCGCGACGCCGACGCCGCGGTGATCCTGGCCGAGCAGTATCCGGGCCGCGAGGTGGTGACCGTCGACGCGCGCCCGTTGTTCGCCCGCGGCGGCGGAATCCACTGCATCACCCAGCAACAGCCGGCACCACTGTCACGCGGAAAGGCCTCATGA
- a CDS encoding nitrilase-related carbon-nitrogen hydrolase, translating to MITLTATAPESLSRSTASQRPPLRVGLVQHRWRSDADELVKVLREGIDRAAGEGATAIFLPEITLLRYPADTPAGPNPGDSAEDLTGGPTFELAAEAARANGVFVHASLYEKAPAADGLGYNTAILVSPAGELVGRTRKMHIPISAGYYEDTYFRPGPASADDDPYPVYHPEGLGARIGLPTCWDEWFPEVARSYSLRGAEIVVYPTAIGSEPVFRDFDTQPLWQQVIVANGISSGLFMVVPNRTGDEGKVSFYGSSFISDPFGRVLVSAPRDEEAVLVADLDLDQRRDWLELFPFLLTRRPDSYGSLTEPVDPDRPYGAGHAATAVVK from the coding sequence ATGATCACCTTGACCGCCACCGCCCCCGAGTCGCTGTCGCGCAGCACGGCCTCGCAGCGGCCGCCGCTGCGGGTCGGTCTGGTGCAGCACCGCTGGCGATCCGACGCCGACGAGTTGGTCAAGGTGCTGCGCGAGGGCATCGACCGCGCCGCGGGTGAGGGCGCGACCGCGATCTTCCTGCCGGAGATCACACTGCTGCGGTACCCGGCGGACACGCCCGCAGGTCCGAACCCGGGAGACTCGGCCGAGGATCTGACCGGCGGGCCGACATTCGAACTCGCGGCCGAGGCGGCCCGCGCCAACGGCGTGTTCGTTCACGCGTCGCTGTACGAAAAGGCACCGGCCGCAGACGGTCTGGGCTACAACACCGCCATCCTGGTCTCGCCGGCGGGGGAACTCGTCGGCCGCACCCGCAAGATGCACATCCCGATCTCGGCCGGCTACTACGAGGACACGTATTTTCGCCCTGGTCCGGCCTCGGCGGATGACGACCCGTATCCCGTGTACCACCCGGAGGGGCTCGGCGCCCGCATCGGGCTGCCCACGTGCTGGGACGAGTGGTTTCCCGAGGTGGCCCGCAGCTACTCGCTGCGCGGCGCCGAGATCGTCGTGTACCCGACCGCCATCGGGTCGGAGCCGGTGTTCCGGGACTTCGACACCCAGCCGCTGTGGCAGCAGGTGATCGTGGCCAACGGCATCAGCAGCGGCCTGTTCATGGTGGTGCCCAACCGCACCGGCGACGAGGGGAAGGTGTCCTTCTACGGTTCGTCGTTCATCTCCGATCCGTTCGGGCGGGTGCTGGTGTCGGCTCCGCGCGACGAGGAGGCGGTCCTGGTCGCCGACCTCGATCTGGATCAGCGCCGCGACTGGCTCGAGCTGTTTCCGTTCCTGCTCACCCGACGGCCCGACAGCTACGGCTCGCTGACCGAGCCGGTGGACCCCGACCGCCCGTACGGTGCGGGTCATGCGGCCACGGCCGTGGTGAAGTAG
- a CDS encoding TetR/AcrR family transcriptional regulator C-terminal domain-containing protein translates to MGRPSTPILSTDRIATAALDLVNATGGFTIPELARKLKVSPSSLYNHVAGREQIVELLRERAMSEVSLPDLDADRPWVDVVADIMRSYRRSFARYPRLIPLLTIHAVNSTQAFRMYNALAVTLRRAGFDAADSLRIITLIDNYVLGSALDLAAPDEPWESGAEVGQELAAALATGAPKPARADDAFEFGLAVLLRGLTNP, encoded by the coding sequence ATGGGTCGTCCATCCACACCGATCTTGTCGACCGACCGGATCGCCACTGCGGCACTGGATCTGGTCAACGCCACCGGTGGATTCACCATCCCCGAGCTGGCCCGCAAGCTCAAGGTCAGCCCGTCCTCGCTCTACAACCACGTGGCGGGTCGCGAACAGATCGTCGAACTGCTGCGCGAGCGCGCGATGTCCGAGGTCAGCCTGCCCGACCTCGACGCCGACCGGCCCTGGGTGGACGTCGTGGCCGACATCATGCGCTCCTACCGCCGCAGCTTCGCCCGCTATCCCCGGCTGATCCCGCTGCTGACCATCCACGCCGTCAACAGCACGCAGGCGTTCCGGATGTACAACGCGCTGGCGGTCACCCTGCGCCGCGCCGGCTTCGACGCCGCCGACTCGCTGCGCATCATCACGCTGATCGACAACTACGTGCTCGGATCGGCACTCGACCTCGCCGCCCCCGACGAACCCTGGGAATCCGGCGCCGAGGTGGGCCAGGAACTGGCCGCCGCCCTGGCCACGGGCGCCCCCAAACCCGCGCGCGCCGACGATGCCTTCGAGTTCGGCCTCGCCGTTCTTCTCCGAGGTCTGACCAACCCGTAA